The Capsicum annuum cultivar UCD-10X-F1 chromosome 1, UCD10Xv1.1, whole genome shotgun sequence sequence NNNNNNNNNNNNNNNNNNNNNNNNNNNNNNNNNNNNNNNNNNNNNNNNNNNNNNNNNNNNNNNNNNNNNNNNNNNNNNNNNNNNNNNNNNNNNNNNNNNNNNNNNNNNNNNNNNNNNNNNNNNNNNNNNNNNNNNNNNNNNNNNNNNNNNNNNNNNNNNNNNNNNNNNNNNNNNNNNNNNNNNNNNNNNNNNNNNNNNNNNNNNNNNNNNNNNNNNNNNNNNNNNNNNNNNNNNNNNNNNNNNNNNNNNNNNNNNNNNNNNNNNNNNNNNNNNNNNNNNNNNNNNNNNNNNNNNNNNNNNNNNNNNNNNNNNNNNNNNNNNNNNNNNNNNNNNNNNNNNNNNNNNNNNNNNNNNNNNNNNNNNNNNNNNNNNNNNNNNNNNNNNNNNNNNNNNNNNNNNNNNNNNNNNNNNNNNNNNNNNNNNNNNNNNNNNNNNNNNNNNNNNNNNNNNNNNNNNNNNNNNNNNNNNNNNNNNNNNNNNNNNNNNNNNNNNNNNNNNNNNNNNNNNNNNNNNNNNNNNNNNNNNNNNNNNNNNNNNNNNNNNNNNNNNNNNNNNNNNNNNNNNNNNNNNNNNNNNNNNNNNNNNNNNNNNNNNNNNNNNNNNNNNNNNNNNNNNNNNNNNNNNNNNNNNNNNNNNNNNNNNNNNNNNNNNNNNNNNNNNNNNNNNNNNNNNNNNNNNNNNNNNNNNNNNNNNNNNNNNNNNNNNNNNNNNNNNNNNNNNNNNNNNNNNNNNNNNNNNNNNNNNNNNNNNNNNNNNNNNNNNNNNNNNNNNNNNNNNNNNNNNNNNNNNNNNNNNNNNNNNNNNNNNNNNNNNNNNNNNNNNNNNNNNNNNNNNNNNNNNNNNNNNNNNNNNNNNNNNNNNNNNNNNNNNNNNNNNNNNNNNNNNNNNNNNNNNNNNNNNNNNNNNNNNNNNNNNNNNNNNNNNNNNNNNNNNNNNNNNNNNNNNNNNNNNNNNNNNNNNNNNNNNNNNNNNNNNNNNNNNNNNNNNNNNNNNNNNNNNNNNNNNNNNNNNNNNNNNNNNNNNNNNNNNNNNNNNNNNNNNNNNNNNNNNNNAACtgcactctatttatttattgcatcttgtctttcatattacaccttccaccactttctttttcctgactcaggtaagtttttttcttgctttgtgtCTAAATATACccaatttgtagtatacgttgtattacattcggattcttttctttacttttatttttacgttttttgttaattcatgtgtgttctagatatggttgatccagtgtgagacgttgcttttctgcaagacgccatGAATGAACTTTGAATGCaggttcgtgacctgcaatgggagTTGGAAGcagtgagagcaaggatgctccaTGAGATCCataggctgaggagggccctgctgctaccagttgaagattggccggttggcaataataataataataataataataataataataataataataataataataataataataataataataataataataataataataattagattgtttttttttttattttagtctatgtatttttatttgtttttgtttaataaaaaatttatgttttatcggcattgacattttaattcatatttaatttttattttgcctattatcttttcaacaaacatgtcgatgattggacgtaaggaataattttgaatctaatagcaatagcaagagttgaaacatattggttatctattgggttagtggcaggggctgatttgtgttgttccaaaaagatttctcatttgttgcaacagacaactcatatgttgcaacagataattagtctgatgcaatagataactagtctattgcaacagactagtcTGTTGATcgactttgacattttaattcatatttaatttttattttatctattatcttctcaacaaacatgtcgatgattgAACGTAAGGAAAACTTTTGAAtttagtagcaatagcaagagttgaaacatattggttatctgttgggtttgtagcaagggctgatttgtgttgtttcaaatagattactcatttgttgcaacagataattcatctattgcaacacataatcagtctgatacaatagataatcagtcttatgcaacaaataatcaatctgatataacagataataagtctattgtaacagatatttagtctgttgcaacagataaatcttatgttgcaacagattacccatctgttcgatttATGTTATAGGCATAAtagaatcataaacatgaatccaacatatgagtctttcattataacagattactcatctgatgcaacagattagtgatctacttaaattgtgggcacttatgttggattcatgatcgggttctatccatgttgaaaaaaatagcagTAGTTATGTACCCAGATGATAAATttgactaaaaatcataattttacttacctatgaagtaatgttgaagtggaaagtgatgaaggaaacaaaatttgacctaagaaattggtcggATAGCAGCAGTAGctgtaacaacaataacaatggtcgataagaagaagatgaagatgataatgaagtagaagatgatgataatgaagcagaaggtgatgaataaagcagcagcaataatgaacaacaataattgtgaagagagaaaacaacaacagatgagaagagagagaaacgtgccttTTTTCCCTCggtttcctgttatattaactaacatatggatcaaagtataaattcaaaaacttgtgggttattttaaaactttcccaactttcttaattcatattaaagtaattatcacctacactcaattattaagacttaaaTCACCTACACcccattttcaaactcttttattACCTACAGCTCAAAGCCCCTGGAATGTGGGTGATACatttacaatatattattttCTAGTGATACATATTAATACATTTGTGATTGAtatatgattcatattaagcgTTCAATAAATACATGTGATTCATATTAGTAATGCATGACTAATTGTTAAGGCATTTCAACATAAATAGTATTTCAGttaaactccttaacttagttgataaaaaaaataatcagcTATATATGTATTTCACAAAGATTCCATTAATAGTCCTTTGTATTTTATATGAATCAAAtatatttatcaaacacatactAAACGGTGACAAACACAGTCATAacataagagataaaataatatgGTCGACAAACATGGGAACGCTTCATTTCATAAGCTAAAATGTCATGCGATTAGCAACAAAATTACTGAAAACTTAATACATAAAATTGGTTGTCTTGAAATATTCAGCAATTCCCAAACATAAGAAACGAAATACCCAAAAATCCACAAACATAAGAAACCACAATTCTTTTGTCAAACAGTAAATACTAGATAACTACAGCTCGACATCAATCATCTCTGTATCCTCAGATGGAATGAAGGTGTGTTTAGGCTTAGGCGGATCTTGATTTTCATTAATATATCCATTAGATGTCTTGTTCACACCATAGTCCCATAACAATGATGTGTATCTGGTACGATGCATTTGTGGATCAAACTCTGAAGAAGGTATTTGATGCCTATCACTTAAAAATTCAGCATATACTACTACAAACAAACCTCAATCCCTGAAAACATAACAGTAGGTAGTTTATGGATTGTTGTGAGATCTTATGTAAAAATCtgctatctaaaataataaatgatacgTACAACGTGCCGCTTGTTTGTTGCATAATACCGTTAATAATCTGAacatcaaatatatataaaaaatatttttgtatagtcGACATGGTGGAAGGtctgaataattaaaatcatcTTTGTTGCTGATGTATTTCAATCCGGTAATGATAGCAAACTCGTacagtgaaaataaaaaaattgtattgTTGACCAATACCCTTGGTTGATCCTGATATGGCTGTTGGAACTCTAAGGTCATCAAACACCTTGCTATCGATCCTTGAAAGTTACAATTAAGAAGGTCCAGAAATGACCCAAAACAAGTGCTTCTGAAAATTCTGATTCCTTCATCCTTCAAAATTTCTTTAAGCCTATCTATTACATTGATGTTGTGTGCACTACCAATCCTTAAGTTGTGGGCAGGTCATTTTTTCACAACTAAATTAACATTCTGCCAACAACAAAAATTGACAATAACACCAATCAgaagatgattcatatgttaaatgtatcacaTATTTATAAATTGCAACAACAATAAAATGAGTATAGAAAGTATTATCACATATGTATAACCAAAAATTTGATCCAAGGAGAATCACTCTTACACTGTATGACAATACGTATCAccaattaaatatcaaaatatgtatcAAACATTCAGTgtgaaaaaaatatatcactcattaataGCATATGATCACCCATTAATTGAAATATAACTGTAacaatcatatgaatcaccagaacaccatatgtatcaccaattaaataTCAGAATTAGTATCAAACATTCAGTGTGAAAAAAACGTATCACCCATTAATAGCATATGAATCAACTATTAATTGAAATAATAACTGTAACAACCATATGAATCATCAGAACACCGTATGTATCACTCATTAATATAATATGTATCAactattaaaaacataaaaatggtaTAAATCGTATGAATCGTCATAATACCCATATAACGATAACAAATATATCATCCATATCACCATTAAATTATAAACATATATGAGTAACTAaatacttttatatatgtatcaattgaATCTTTTATGTTTACCATCTATATGTATCACTTGCGATAACAATACCTAATTCAAAGGGAATTTGGGGATATGTTCTATTTCCTTCTCATTTTCCATTTGTATGCAGGAATCTTTATTTTTAGTAGCAAAAGTTTGTCTTAAAATTGCGCTACTTTGACCTATTTTCACTAAAACCTAACTCGGTGTAATCAAAGTCGCCCGGCGTAAAACCCAGAACTTAATTCTAGCAGGAATAcctttttgtgtttcaatttgaGAAATTCCCAAGCTGAATGAGGGTGAATTTTCATTAGCCATTGAAGATCAAAAAAATTAACACAAATGAAGTTAAAGCACGTATGGATATTGACTTGTCTTGTTAAAAACTAACTTAAAACCCACATAAACAAACAACAAACCTCTTTGAAGTAGTTGACAAATGTTAAAATTTAATGATGAAAGATTACGGTTCAAATCAGTTGAAGTAGTGGAGAAGGAAGTTAACTCAAAATCTACTgatatgggagagattttaggggaaAAAtttatttgggggggggggggggggggaggggattGTATGCGCTAAAGGATAAGAGAAAATTGCATTAATGGAGGAGAGAAAATAGGGTACGAGATTTACAACATGTGTGTCAACACTAAAATTACAAaaagagattttatgtaatttttaaaagggtaagaaatatttgataatatagtgtcttaagtttgagatttgtgtaatttattcTAAAAGGTAAAAGGAATCTATACGGATTATTCATGATGAGCTTGTGTCTAATGAGCTTCGCAATGACAAGCCCAAGCCCATCACAAGAAAGTCAATTTGATCAGGCCCCAATTAAAACATGTGTTCCAGAGCGAATTTTAAGTGTTTCCTAACTATAAATAAAAGAGAGTcgaagataaaaatagaaaaaataatttgaaattagTGCATGCAATTTTGAACTTTGAAAGAGATTTGTACCAAGAAGGCAAGAATCAATCCTACTAATTGAAGTATATCGTTTATGATAATTTGGTGCAATTACAATTCATTTATACAATCTAATCCTAAAACTTCTACATTTGTTCTAATTATGTCCAAAATAaagttacaaaaataataaatatttttaatcagtATTCCTCGTATatttgaagtgaaagagaaatgaaagaataatattttttttaaaaatacaagatttTGAAACTAAACAACGAATTTCTGCAATTCGAACgaatctgaaaaaaataaaaaaagactaaTTAATATGTTCTTTCACTTATCACTTGAAAAAAGTATTCTCCTTCAATAATCCTAATTTTATAGTATTTGATTGGATAAACAATCTAAAATTGTATAATCACACTAACTATTTATAGttcaattataaaattattttcaaaaaaatgatgATGCTTCCCTTTAAACAAGTACTTCAAATATACACATATTAATTCTTAAAAAATATCAGTGAATTTACCATTTAATCATTCTATGCATTAAACATtcacaacataaaaaatttaaacatactgtaacaataaaaatgaagtaataaagaaaagaaataaaaatgataaagacGAAAAATAGATCCAGCCGTTTTGAGGAGAGGAGAGACATAGTTAGACaatgataaaaagaagaaaaaagaaagagataaaaatgtTAAGCTTACTGATGAATGAAGTTCGAGAAAGTATTTCTGGTAACGATTCCCACAATGAAGATTCCTAATCGCTAAGAGAATTTTTCTATTTGAACAGAGATTTTATCGGTTCCAATTAAAAGTATAATGTTAAGGAAGAAACAGAAAaacaaagaaatgagaaaaaaatatataaaatgatgcaaaataatgCATTTTTGTATATAGGGCCAAAGGGAATTCACGCACCTATGATTTTTCTTACCAAAAATGAGTTGAGTAAATGTATTGTCACAATATGATTTTTGACATAATATATAACCAACACAAAAATATGCTCCCAACTTGTAAATAAGCACTTCAACTTTAAAAGTGCCCATCTAAACACCTCAACTTGATCTTAACTGTCAACCAAACACTTCAACTCGTCCCTATTGCACTTCGTGGACACTAACACTGATGTGATACataatttttagaaataattaaatGATCATTTTTAGATAATCAGTATAATCTAAAATGCAATAATATGTCACTTAGCATTCTAATTATGTCACGAACTAATGCTTTCTCATCAAAATATATACctaattaacttaaaaattagTGATTGTGCAAATAACTATTAAATTGATaacacattttttttaaatttgtaattaGGCGGGGTGGGATTGAAAATAAAGTTGGATTCTaattattttaaggcaaaaaatcGAACATCGACAACTCGCTAACATTCTTGCACTACTTGCTCATAATCTTGATATATGTCAAGTCAGCCTAGGACACCAAAAATCGCACTGAGATTGATAAAAAGAATTGCCAACGGAAACTTTGTATTAGAGAGAACGTGATcaattgtttgattgattgatCAGTTACCAATGAATGTCGCCCCTATATAACACCAATCATCTAGGGTCtgatgaataaataataattgttATACAAATCACAATATTTATGATTAAGTCTTTTCTCTAGAATTTTCAGAAGGTTAAAGGTGCCAAAGactttcttagaaatttcataaTGATTTAACACCTTCCATGAAAAACCTCCAAAGTCTTGTCTCACTCTGGGTATGGAAAAATTCTTAATTCCGAATGGACCTTACCTGGCGCGAATTCAGATTAATCGGACTCCAATGCGGGTTCCGAACACTGGATgggtaattaaaaaaaaagtgaatcttACTCTTGTAAACCATCCACAAGGTAAGTCACTCACAAAAAGAATCAGTTTGTTGGTTCAACATCTTTAAAGTGGAACAATATAGATTACCTGTACTTGTTGTAAGCATATCCTTGTTTTGCCTGATCTAGTGACCTTGTAGTACAAATGCAAATTGCTAATAAGGCAAAATTAAGTAGGTCAGGGTGTCGGAGAATGTTGATTAGAAAGCATTCATATCATACATTAACAAGAAAAGATGGATATCACACAATACAGAGTTTAGTTTATACACACTGACGGTCCAAACTAAAAAATCACTTTTAGGTAGCAGACAgtacctattgcaacaaattaaagCACACTATCAAGCTTAAATCTTGcagtaaaaaaaatatgtatgtacACCATCAAGCTTTGAAAATCATCGATTCAAAGTATCAAGCATTTGCACTTGTTTTTGCTTGGTGGCACcttattattatcttttccttGTGAGAAAATGGctttgatggattcaaaaacatCATCAATTGATTTTCCAGCATCAACCTGATATTTTCAGACACAAGAGAGCAATTACTACTACAAGTTATAGAATGGACCTGGATTTAAACTCTACGGGTTCAATTCATAGCATTGAGAAATTGTATATTAAGATTATGGGTTCGGATGTATACTATGTGTTGTGTTGCGATTTCAGTAGATTTTTACATGTAAAATTTAAGCTAAGCATTTAGTCGAAAGTATTAGGTTCAGATGAACATGATATCGCAATTAATGTTGCACGTTCCATCTTATATAGATTCAATATCTAACCACTCTGCAATACCACCACCATGCTCAACAATGAAGAagattaaaatttatgatttaccTTCCTAATTTTCCCCTTAGATTCATAATATTCAACTGCAGGGAGAGTAGACTCCATAAAGACTTTAAATCGCTTCCTTATTGTATCGATATTATCATCCTCTCTTCCCTGCATAGATACTCCGAATCAagtcaaaacaaatatttgatatAATTGCTAACTGATTGAATGATGTACCTAAACACTATGTTGCTCGACTTTTCAAAAATGTTGTTGATGCGCGTTGGATCCATCAAGgatagtgcatttttggaggatccgacacgggtgctgCAACATTTTGGAAAGCCCAAGCAACATAGCCTAAATATACCTCATTTCTTGAGAGCAATCGCCTCTCCATTTCGTCTTGTGGACAATCTAGATAAAGGACAAACTCAGGCTCCATTTTTGTCTACAAAGAAATCCCAAACCACGGATGTTTCAAATTATATGAGTAAAATCGGCGTGCTACTGAGTACTGACATCCATTTGAAACAATTGAATAATAAACTTACAAGATTCTCAAATGTCTTAACATTCTCTTCATTCCGGGGGAAGCCGTCAATGAGAAATTTGTCATTATCGATTCCCTGCATGGCTTGTTGAAGAAGCCTCACGGTTACATCTGACGGAACAAGCTTCCCCTCCTTCATAATGCTATGAATCATAGAGCTGCGATAAAGagaattaaggaaataaaaacaGCGTTGTGACATATAAATTCTTACCTAACAGAACTGTAAGCCTACAAAGCGGATGTTATGATTTCATTCCAAGTAATACCTTAGAGGACCTATAATTATATGAAACTAATTACATTGTATTATACTTTACGATATAATGGTTCACAAGCTAAGGTAAGAACTATGGATGTATCGAGAATTAGAAACGGCTGTTGAAAAACATTACCCAGTTTCAGAACCAGAATTGATTTCTTGACGTAGAAGCTCACCAACACTAAGATGAGTGTAGCCAAACTGTTGTGCTATTCTTTGACATTGCGTTCCTTTACCACTCCCCGGTCCACCTATAAGATGAATAATCACAATGTGCGAATAAGGAACAacttaagttatttttttaaaaaaaaaagagagagagaaaaactgttatatatatcacatactaTAAGCCATAAGGAAAAGAATCCAGAACACCTATGAGAAAATATCCCTTGCGAATTGTGATCTTATAAAGTATTACTTGTGCTTGGAGATGTATTAGCTAGCATGATATATACGAGTAATAAGGTTGATCCTGAAAAGGTGTAACGCACGCTGAAGCAAGTTCACGAGACTTGAGCATCTATTAAGAAGTTCTTCAAGAACTCGGTTTCTAGTTTGTTGCCAAAATTTGGTCCTTCAACCAATACACTTTTAAAAGCAATTGTCTTCATCGACCAGTGTTCATCATTGACATCTCCTGCTGCTGACCAAGTGCTTGAATAAACCTTTAACACACTTAAATCTGTCTATCTTACATACAACTGAAATTCTGAGATGCAAGTCCACACCAGTCCTTAGCAGATTGCGTATCCCTAGCCCTCAACTTCAAATACTCCCCCCTCACGTTTGAAATAACAGAAACTGGCTTTATTGAACTTTGATATAGCTTCAATAACTAATGACTAGAATGAACCGCCATTATTTCGGAATGTCAATTCTACCCTCACAGTCTAAACTAAGACCATTTGACAACCATCAATGAACAATGTTTCTTGTTTCATTTTGGACAAAACTGAATTTGGGAATCCAGATAAATATACTGATCATAAAGTCAATGGTGTTTACAGAAAACATACTATCAAAACTTGAACAAACACAACTTCTCAATTCAGCTTTCGTTTTACACCTATTAGATGAAGCTATATGaacaaaaaggaaaaggaaaaagacaGCAAAATGTTGTTCTTTTCCTTCCTTTTATGCTGGTGATCGGATATGTGGGGCATGGAAGCCACAGAAATGTATGTCTCTTACAATTTTTACCACCTTCCACCGTAATCAAATAAGATATCATGTACGAACACCAGGTAAAACTCAGTAAAAGATGCATTTTTAATGACAAAACAAGACCACAAGAAGCAGTTTTAGTTCATCTAAAGAAATACAAAATGCAGTAGACGTAATTACAACAGCAAGTAAAGGAATTACGGAAGTCCCAACCTATAACAAAAACAACTTTCACCTTCTTCTGCTTAGCCAAGCCTCTATCACTTTCCTGCAATAAACAAGATACAAATCAGATGATCAAGAAACAATATCAACTCATTTTTGCAACAATATAAGGTATGGTCACTTTATTGAGTCCCTTTCTTTCCTGAAACGCCGGAACCATACCACCTAAATCAatggtttaattcataaaaaaaaaaagaagaagaaaaatacccGCACGAGACAATATTAGCTTAATAGGCAAAACTCATAAAACAACCATCACATCAAAGATAGGATAATATGGCCGTGTTATACAAAACCAGGGCTATTATTAAACAAACTTTGAATATCTGAACTGGAAAAATTCATGCTGAACAAGACTATGAACCAGGACATGGCTTACCACGAAGAGTTCATGTGCACTTAGCAGTGCACCACATAGCATGTGAAGAATTATCACTAGAATCTATAAGGGAAGCCCCCAGAAATTGGATTTCCTGAGCGATCCCAAAAGTATGCTTCGCCTTCATATATGAATTAACTTTTTTTGTAAGATTACAAGTACGAATTGATCACAAGCCCCAAATGTTGTTGACTTCATAGTGAAACAATTCTAGTTTGAAAACATTCTCTTTATTTACattagcttctttttttttttttttcaaatatctaaTCGAGGAATTCATTACTCTGAGTTATACAAAATTGATTAGGACAATATGTTCTACATGCTTCATGATCCCAAAGAAAAATCAAACCTTCACCAACATGTCAACCAATTACttgaaaaacataaaagaaagacttgtagaaataaaattaagATGATCATGACTAACTATAAAAATAACAGACCAGTTCACAAAGCATTCCACATTCACGCTGGTCCAAAGGGCCACGCGCATGGGTTGTAATATAGACAATCTAGCCCGACacaactatgagtggctaattccacAAATCAAACTCGTGACTTGTGAATCAACCAGAATCAACTTTACTTGTTGCTCCAAGATTCCCTTTCGACATGAATAACTATAACTAAATCAACACCCCAGATATCGATTACATAGGAGAACACCAAAGAAACATATCTCACCTTGTGTGATTCCATCTTGGATTGCCCAAACAAAGAATATGTTTAGTTGGTCTATGTTCCTGCAATAGGCAGCAGttaatcaatttttttccatTCCCTAAATGCTCTTATCAAGAAAAGCAACACAATAATGAAATTGATGACAACTTCTtacaggtaaaattattttaaaataaaaataagaatgatcAACAGTTCCACTAGCTAAAGGCACCATACACATCATATCAATTGTTCAATGATCTATCTAAGACTAGGAGACAGCATAACATAGAACAAGGGCTCGTTTGGAACAAAAAATAAGATATAACTAATGCTGGAATTAAATTTAGCATGCACTTATTCTATATTTGGTTAAGATGATATAAAATGCACGAGAATAACTCATCTCGATATTAGTTATTCGGTATTCAAAGAATGAgaagaaacaaacaaacaaacaaattatGGAGATGTCTgcaaagaaaaaagtagaaattatgAGTGGTAAAATAAAGTACCTGATTTAGACAATAGTGCAAAGAATTTTAGGGAGTTGCAGTAAGTAGAACAGAACTATATATCACCATGATGTTGGAATAAAGACCCTGAACTATGGGAATAATTCTGAATTTATGATGTTATACGTGTCAGttatttttggataaattaaatttctttgatttttccaTGAAAGGGAACACCTTTTTTGGCTGTCAAGAAAAAGAGATTCGTTTTTGGTGGGGAATTTGGAAAGTTCCAGGGTAATATAAGATGTGACGTGCCACTAATTGCTTGGTTAACAATTAACATGTCTAATTTCAAATGTTAATCACTTCATATGACttttttttctaaagttttatTATTCTAACAAGGGATCATTGCTAATTATTCCTTTTTAAAGTTAgagcataatttgatttaaaattcttactttatttttaatgaactttttttttttataatcatgcaagtattttaattttttcatgatcATAAGTCCAAAAGTCTTATAACATTTAAAATCACTAATTTAAAAGAACTTTTAATGAGTTGTcagattttgaataaattattttaatattataatatgtTTGTTTATAGTTGTATCCTTACAAACCTATCCATCAAAGCGTTTGGCGATTTATCAAAAACTTATACTAAATATTAGTGTTCTACCCCGAGTTATAAGACAAGTTCATTTTAGTGATTCGTTTAAAAGTGAATTtcattttttgatgaaaattcttatGATCTTTTTAAAAATGTGATTAAAACTTGTAAATAGTGACATGTACGTCTCTGATTTAAGTGAAAAATAAGATAACATTAATCATATAATTGTCCTTCAAAATGACTAGAGCTTTAATATTTGGTCTTACAATCAAATTTATACCTAATGGCGCATGagttcaagaaaacaagatataACTCGTACGATATTGCGATATAATCATACAAAATTATAGTACCTCACAAAAAGATAATTTGCCTTGTGATGGTAGAGGTTACGCAGATATTACCACTACCTCATGGAGGTATGAAGGCCGTTTTCGAAAGACTTAGGTTAGGCCAGAAATGCAAATGACCCAACAAAATAGCATTTGTGTGGGCTTGACTATTAGGCCATGTGGATTCGAACTCACAAGCCCAAACCCTTCTTTACCCGCTGGGGAGACCCGACCCGAATGCACCTGCAATTGCGGGCCCAAATTTCACCTTAAAGCACAAATTTCTTCTTCTATCAAATTAACCAAGCTTTTTTCCATCGGCGGCGAAAGCTTTTGCTCCATTTTCATCTCAATCTCCGGCAGCTTTTCCGGCGACTTATCGGCGATCGATTTTCAATAACTGATTTGTAAGATCCCCTATTTCTGTTTTTCCCCAAAAAACAA is a genomic window containing:
- the LOC107868716 gene encoding UMP-CMP kinase 3 produces the protein MESHKESDRGLAKQKKVKVVFVIGGPGSGKGTQCQRIAQQFGYTHLSVGELLRQEINSGSETGSMIHSIMKEGKLVPSDVTVRLLQQAMQGIDNDKFLIDGFPRNEENVKTFENLTKMEPEFVLYLDCPQDEMERRLLSRNEGREDDNIDTIRKRFKVFMESTLPAVEYYESKGKIRKVDAGKSIDDVFESIKAIFSQGKDNNKVPPSKNKCKCLIL